The proteins below are encoded in one region of Neofelis nebulosa isolate mNeoNeb1 chromosome 17, mNeoNeb1.pri, whole genome shotgun sequence:
- the PLEKHG2 gene encoding pleckstrin homology domain-containing family G member 2 isoform X3, whose product MPEGARGPNLSKPSPSLGGGPTAPATPAMASPRGSGSSTSLSTVGSEGDPAPGPAPACSASRPEPLPGPPIRLHLSPVGTPGSAKPSRLERVAREIVETERAYVRDLRSIVEDYLGPLLDGGVLGLSTEQVGILFANIEDIYEFSSELLEDLEGSSSAGGIAECFVQRSEDFDIYTLYCMNYPSSLALLRELSLSPPAALWLQERQAQLRHSLPLQSFLLKPVQRILKYHLLLQELGKHWAEGPGAGGREMVEEAIVSMTAVAWYINDMKRKQEHAARLQEVQRRLGGWTGPELSAFGELVLEGAFRGGGGGGPRLRGGERLLFLFSRMLLVAKRRGPEYTYKGHIFCCNLSVSESPRDPLGFKVSDLTIPKHRHLLQAKNQEEKRLWIHCLQRLFFENHPASIPAKAKQVLLENSLHCAPKSKPIPEPPTPPLGSPRPRDARNFTPGRRNTAPSPGPSATRRGRRQSEPVKDPYVMFAQNAKPRLKHAGSEGELFPPLEPQPPVPASGPPEDLEDTGPPTLEPSGTSITEEILELLNQRGLRDPGCPLQPPPHDITTFPGDSQVPGDSEALTFQALPSRDSSEEEEEEELELDEREPSPLHVLEGLESSSAAEIPDVPSRTKSPDVPNLPEIPSLSEIPKIPHLPSLPDISNVFEMPCLPSIPSVPDIPSLPSTPALPCDSWLQGALREPDEALATRRELFPGSSSTKGERSSGGRVGQQDPEEGESFPDFQSQDVTRDQGFSDELGFRSCSEIRSAWQALEQGQLTRPGFPEPLLILEDSDLGGGGGSGQAGAPSSERTASRVRELARLYSERIQQMQRAETRASANAPRRRPRALAQPQLSPSLPREQAEPGPLPAFGHVLVCELAFPLTCAQESVPLGPATRVQAATPLSKQGGCLGGQGLNVSSLPEQDRLSIQVPAATPLPGQGGLWNIQSVAGAPTPLPEQEDPPHDQVPATTLPDQEGHLETQVLATTPLPEHRGHVDIEVPTSPAVPKQGRGSDAVGLATTPVLKKEGHLQSQSPTTTLSTKQGGSGDVQFPAAVCEQAVNTLLTPGSSPDHQIPGNTPLPLQRDLPDVQVPGTSPGPAYGGRLSHQTPANAPLPLPQDLSDIQVPGTSPVPAHGSCLDRQIPADAPLSLPQNPNVPAAAPLPRQQGLTDTQAQALQALPPLPKQGGLPDIQGLSAAPLLQEQSFTDLHVQKVTPLLEQKSLTDTHVPATTALPEQEGSRDSQGLLPIPVPTTVVFSKPGGHPVSHVARSESSELTPPHSPPPPTRQLLGPSAAALSRYLAASYISQSLARRQGPGGEVPPASRGPWSSSAPASRAPSPPPQPQPPPPPARRLSYATTVNIHVGGGGRLRPAKAQVRLNHPALLAPTQESVGLRRAQGTPDAPFHM is encoded by the exons ATGCCCGAGGGAGCCCGCGGACCGAACCTGTCCAAACCCAGCCCTAGCCTTGGCGGTGGCCCCACAG CCCCTGCAACCCCTGCCATGGCCTCCCCCCGAGGTTCTGGGAGCTCCACATCCCTGAGCACGGTGGGCTCCGAGGGGGACCCGGCTCCAGGGCCCGCCCCAGCCTGCTCAGCCTCTAGGCCAGAGCCCCTTCCAGGACCCCCCATCCGCCTGCATCTGTCACCTGTGGGGACTCCGGGTTCCGCCAAACCCTCGAGGCTAGAGCGAGTGGCTCGCGAGATCGTGGAGACAGAGCGGGCCTATGTCCGGGACCTTCGCAGCATTGTGGAG GACTACCTGGGTCCTCTGCTGGATGGCGGGGTCTTAGGGCTGAGCACGGAGCAGGTGGGCATACTATTTGCCAACATCGAGGACATCTACGAGTTCAGCAG TGAGCTCCTGGAGGACCTGGAGGGCAGCAGCAGCGCAGGGGGCATTGCCGAGTGCTTCGTGCAAAGG AGTGAGGATTTTGACATCTACACATTGTACTGCATGAACTACCCGAG ctccctAGCCCTGCTCCGGGAGCTGTCGCTGTCCCCGCCCGCAGCCCTGTGGCTGCAGGAGCGCCAGGCCCAGCTCCGCCACTCGCTGCCCCTGCAGAGCTTCCTGCTGAAGCCTGTTCAGCGCATCCTCAAGTACCATCTGCTGTTGCAG GAGCTAGGCAAGCACTGGGCAGAGGGCCCGGGCGCCGGGGGCCGTGAGATGGTGGAGGAGGCCATTGTGTCCATGACAGCGGTCGCCTGGTACATCAATGACATGAAACGCAAGCAGGAGCATGCTGCGCGCCTCCAG GAAGTGCAGCGGCGGCTTGGCGGCTGGACTGGCCCAGAGCTCAGTGCTTTCGGGGAGCTGGTGCTAGAGGGCGCGTTCCGAGGTGGCGGAGGGGGCGGCCCCCGACTTCGAGGGGGCGAGAggctgctctttctcttctcacGGATGCTGCTCGTGGCCAAACGCCGGGGTCCGGAGTACACCTACAAGGGCCATATCTTC TGCTGCAACCTGAGTGTGAGCGAGAGTCCTCGAGATCCTCTAGGGTTCAAGGTGTCCGACCTGACCATTCCCAAACACAGGCACCTGCTCCAG GCCAAGAACCAAGAAGAGAAGAGGCTGTGGATTCACTGTCTCCAGCGCCTTTTCTTTGAGAACCACCCCGCCTCCATCCCCGCCAAG GCAAAACAAGTTCTCCTTGAAAACAGCCTGCACT GTGCTCCTAAAAGTAAGCCCATCCCAGAGCCCCCGACACCCCCTCTTGGGTCTCCCCGACCTCGGGATGCTAGAAATTTCACCCCTGGACGAAGGAACACAG cTCCGTCTCCAGGACCCTCTGCTACCCGCCGTGGCCGCAGACAGTCTG AGCCAGTAAAGGACCCGTATGTTATGTTTGCACAGAATG CTAAGCCTAGACTCAAG CATGCTGGCAGTGAGGGGGAGCTCTTCCCCCCCTTGGAGCCTCAGCCACCAGTTCCAGCTTCCGGACCCCCTGAGGACCTAGAGGACACTGGCCCCCCCACGCTGGAACCCTCCGGGACCTCGATCACGGAGGAGATCCTGGAACTGCTGAACCAAAGAGGCCTCCGGGATCCAGGG TGCCCACTACAGCCGCCCCCCCACGACATCACCACGTTCCCTGGAGACTCGCAGGTGCCAGGCGACAGTGAAGCCCTCACATTCCAAGCCCTTCCCAGCCGGGACTcttcagaagaggaggaggaggaagagctggAGTTGGATGAACGGGAGCCTTCCCCACTCCATGTGCTAGAAGGGCTCGAAAGTTCCAGTGCGGCTGAAATTCCCGACGTTCCCAGCCGTACCAAAAGTCCAGACGTACCCAACCTCCCTGAAATTCCCAGCCTGTCTGAAATTCCCAAGATTCCccaccttcccagcctccctgacaTTTCCAATGTTTTTGAAATGCCCTGCCTTCCATCCATACCTAGTGTCCCTGACATTCCTAGCCTTCCCAGCACTCCCGCCCTTCCCTGTGATTCCTGGCTTCAGGGAGCTCTGCGGGAGCCCGATGAGGCTCTAGCCACGAGGAGAGAACTGTTTCCTGGAAGCAGTTCCACCAAAGGAGAGCGGTCctctgggggcagggtggggcagcAGGATCCTGAGGAAGGGGAATCCTTCCCAGATTTCCAGTCCCAGGATGTCACCCGAGACCAGGGATTCTCAGATGAGCTGGGATTCCGCTCTTGTTCAGAAATCCGGAGCGCCTGGCAGGCACTGGAGCAGGGGCAGCTGACCCGGCCCGGTTTCCCAGAGCCACTGCTCATCCTGGAAGACTCGGATCTGGGTGGAGGCGGCGGGAGTGGGCAGGCAGGAGCCCCGAGTTCGGAGAGGACAGCTTCCCGAGTGCGAGAGCTGGCCCGGCTTTACAGCGAGCGGATCCAGCAGATGCAGCGGGCGGAGACCCGGGCGTCGGCCAACGCGCCCCGCCGCCGGCCCCGTGCTCTGGCCCAGCCGcagctgtccccctccctgccccgtgAGCAGGCCGAGCCAG ggcccctgcctgcctttgGACACGTGCTGGTGTGTGAGCTGGCCTTCCCGCTGACGTGTGCCCAGGAATCTGTCCCTCTGGGTCCTGCCACCCGGGTTCAAGCTGCCACACCCTTGTCTAAGCAgggaggctgcctgggtggccagGGTCTAAATGTTTCAAGTTTGCCTGAGCAAGACCGTCTGAGCATCCAGGTTCCAGCTGCTACCCCTTTGCCTGGGCAAGGAGGCCTCTGGAATATACAGAGTGTGGCTGGAGCCCCCACACCCTTGCCCGAGCAAGAAGACCCCCCACACGATCAGGTTCCAGCTACAACTTTACCTGATCAAGAAGGCCACCTGGAAACCCAAGTTTTAGCTACCACGCCTTTGCCTGAGCACAGAGGCCACGTGGACATCGAGGTTCCAACCAGCCCAGCTGTACCCAAGCAGGGACGTGGTTCTGATGCCGTGGGTTTAGCCACCACTCCTGTGCTCAAGAAAGAAGGCCACCTACAGAGCCAGAGCCCAACCACCACCCTGTCAACGAAGCAAGGCGGTTCCGGGGATGTTCAGTTCCCAGCTGCTGTTTGTGAGCAAGCTGTCAACACTTTGCTTACGCCCGGAAGCAGCCCGGACCATCAGATCCCAGGCAACACTCCACTGCCCTTGCAGCGTGACCTCCCAGACGTTCAGGTCCCAGGTACTTCACCTGGGCCTGCGTACGGAGGCCGCCTAAGCCACCAGACCCCAGCCAACGCCCCGCTGCCTCTGCCCCAAGACCTCTCAGACATTCAGGTTCCGGGTACCTCACCTGTGCCTGCACATGGAAGCTGCCTAGACCGTCAGATCCCAGCCGACGCCCCACTGTCCTTGCCCCAGAACCCGAACGTCCCAGCTGCCGCACCTTTGCCCCGGCAACAAGGCCTCACGGACACCCAGGCCCAAGCCCTCCAAGCCCTCCCGCCTTTGCCCAAGCAGGGAGGCCTCCCAGACATCCAGGGGCTATCTGCTGCACCTCTGCTTCAGGAACAAAGCTTCACAGACCTCCACGTCCAAAAAGTTACACCTTTGTTGGAGCAGAAGAGCCTCACGGACACTCATGTTCCAGCTACGACCGCTTTGCCTGAGCAGGAAGGCTCTCGGGACAGTCAGGGCCTGTTACCCATCCCGGTTCCAACCACCGTGGTTTTCTCCAAACCAGGAGGCCACCCGGTGTCTCATGTCGCCCGGTCAGAGTCTTCAGAGTTGACCCCACCCCACAGTCCCCCTCCTCCAACCCGTCAGCTCCTGGGTCCCAGTGCAGCTGCCCTCTCAAGATACCTGGCAGCGTCCTACATCAGCCAAAGCCTCGCTCGGAGACAAGGGCCTGGGGGAGAAGTTCCCCCAGCCTCCCGGGGCCCCTGGTCCTCCTCTGCCCCGGCATCGCGGGCACCTTCACCAccaccccagcctcagcccccaccacccccagccagGAGGCTCAGCTATGCCACCACGGTCAACATCCATGTCGGGGGCGGTGGGCGGCTACGGCCAGCCAAGGCCCAGGTCAGGTTAAACCATCCTGCTCTCTTGGCCCCCACCCAGGAATCTGTGGGCCTTCGTAGGGCCCAGGGAACTCCTGATGCCCCTTTCCACATGTGA
- the PLEKHG2 gene encoding pleckstrin homology domain-containing family G member 2 isoform X1: MPEGARGPNLSKPSPSLGGGPTGEVCDCAAVCETQTAPATPAMASPRGSGSSTSLSTVGSEGDPAPGPAPACSASRPEPLPGPPIRLHLSPVGTPGSAKPSRLERVAREIVETERAYVRDLRSIVEDYLGPLLDGGVLGLSTEQVGILFANIEDIYEFSSELLEDLEGSSSAGGIAECFVQRSEDFDIYTLYCMNYPSSLALLRELSLSPPAALWLQERQAQLRHSLPLQSFLLKPVQRILKYHLLLQELGKHWAEGPGAGGREMVEEAIVSMTAVAWYINDMKRKQEHAARLQEVQRRLGGWTGPELSAFGELVLEGAFRGGGGGGPRLRGGERLLFLFSRMLLVAKRRGPEYTYKGHIFCCNLSVSESPRDPLGFKVSDLTIPKHRHLLQVSARWGWAVRVPLSPQTFHLAPDSLSHPQAKNQEEKRLWIHCLQRLFFENHPASIPAKAKQVLLENSLHCAPKSKPIPEPPTPPLGSPRPRDARNFTPGRRNTAPSPGPSATRRGRRQSEPVKDPYVMFAQNAKPRLKHAGSEGELFPPLEPQPPVPASGPPEDLEDTGPPTLEPSGTSITEEILELLNQRGLRDPGCPLQPPPHDITTFPGDSQVPGDSEALTFQALPSRDSSEEEEEEELELDEREPSPLHVLEGLESSSAAEIPDVPSRTKSPDVPNLPEIPSLSEIPKIPHLPSLPDISNVFEMPCLPSIPSVPDIPSLPSTPALPCDSWLQGALREPDEALATRRELFPGSSSTKGERSSGGRVGQQDPEEGESFPDFQSQDVTRDQGFSDELGFRSCSEIRSAWQALEQGQLTRPGFPEPLLILEDSDLGGGGGSGQAGAPSSERTASRVRELARLYSERIQQMQRAETRASANAPRRRPRALAQPQLSPSLPREQAEPGPLPAFGHVLVCELAFPLTCAQESVPLGPATRVQAATPLSKQGGCLGGQGLNVSSLPEQDRLSIQVPAATPLPGQGGLWNIQSVAGAPTPLPEQEDPPHDQVPATTLPDQEGHLETQVLATTPLPEHRGHVDIEVPTSPAVPKQGRGSDAVGLATTPVLKKEGHLQSQSPTTTLSTKQGGSGDVQFPAAVCEQAVNTLLTPGSSPDHQIPGNTPLPLQRDLPDVQVPGTSPGPAYGGRLSHQTPANAPLPLPQDLSDIQVPGTSPVPAHGSCLDRQIPADAPLSLPQNPNVPAAAPLPRQQGLTDTQAQALQALPPLPKQGGLPDIQGLSAAPLLQEQSFTDLHVQKVTPLLEQKSLTDTHVPATTALPEQEGSRDSQGLLPIPVPTTVVFSKPGGHPVSHVARSESSELTPPHSPPPPTRQLLGPSAAALSRYLAASYISQSLARRQGPGGEVPPASRGPWSSSAPASRAPSPPPQPQPPPPPARRLSYATTVNIHVGGGGRLRPAKAQVRLNHPALLAPTQESVGLRRAQGTPDAPFHM; this comes from the exons ATGCCCGAGGGAGCCCGCGGACCGAACCTGTCCAAACCCAGCCCTAGCCTTGGCGGTGGCCCCACAGGTGAAGTGTGTGACTGCGCAGCTGTGTGTGAGACCCAGACAG CCCCTGCAACCCCTGCCATGGCCTCCCCCCGAGGTTCTGGGAGCTCCACATCCCTGAGCACGGTGGGCTCCGAGGGGGACCCGGCTCCAGGGCCCGCCCCAGCCTGCTCAGCCTCTAGGCCAGAGCCCCTTCCAGGACCCCCCATCCGCCTGCATCTGTCACCTGTGGGGACTCCGGGTTCCGCCAAACCCTCGAGGCTAGAGCGAGTGGCTCGCGAGATCGTGGAGACAGAGCGGGCCTATGTCCGGGACCTTCGCAGCATTGTGGAG GACTACCTGGGTCCTCTGCTGGATGGCGGGGTCTTAGGGCTGAGCACGGAGCAGGTGGGCATACTATTTGCCAACATCGAGGACATCTACGAGTTCAGCAG TGAGCTCCTGGAGGACCTGGAGGGCAGCAGCAGCGCAGGGGGCATTGCCGAGTGCTTCGTGCAAAGG AGTGAGGATTTTGACATCTACACATTGTACTGCATGAACTACCCGAG ctccctAGCCCTGCTCCGGGAGCTGTCGCTGTCCCCGCCCGCAGCCCTGTGGCTGCAGGAGCGCCAGGCCCAGCTCCGCCACTCGCTGCCCCTGCAGAGCTTCCTGCTGAAGCCTGTTCAGCGCATCCTCAAGTACCATCTGCTGTTGCAG GAGCTAGGCAAGCACTGGGCAGAGGGCCCGGGCGCCGGGGGCCGTGAGATGGTGGAGGAGGCCATTGTGTCCATGACAGCGGTCGCCTGGTACATCAATGACATGAAACGCAAGCAGGAGCATGCTGCGCGCCTCCAG GAAGTGCAGCGGCGGCTTGGCGGCTGGACTGGCCCAGAGCTCAGTGCTTTCGGGGAGCTGGTGCTAGAGGGCGCGTTCCGAGGTGGCGGAGGGGGCGGCCCCCGACTTCGAGGGGGCGAGAggctgctctttctcttctcacGGATGCTGCTCGTGGCCAAACGCCGGGGTCCGGAGTACACCTACAAGGGCCATATCTTC TGCTGCAACCTGAGTGTGAGCGAGAGTCCTCGAGATCCTCTAGGGTTCAAGGTGTCCGACCTGACCATTCCCAAACACAGGCACCTGCTCCAGGTGAGTGCAAGGTGGGGCTGGGCGGTCAGGGTTCCCCTCAGCCCCCAGACCTTCCACCTGGCTCCCGACTCCCTATCCCACCCCCAGGCCAAGAACCAAGAAGAGAAGAGGCTGTGGATTCACTGTCTCCAGCGCCTTTTCTTTGAGAACCACCCCGCCTCCATCCCCGCCAAG GCAAAACAAGTTCTCCTTGAAAACAGCCTGCACT GTGCTCCTAAAAGTAAGCCCATCCCAGAGCCCCCGACACCCCCTCTTGGGTCTCCCCGACCTCGGGATGCTAGAAATTTCACCCCTGGACGAAGGAACACAG cTCCGTCTCCAGGACCCTCTGCTACCCGCCGTGGCCGCAGACAGTCTG AGCCAGTAAAGGACCCGTATGTTATGTTTGCACAGAATG CTAAGCCTAGACTCAAG CATGCTGGCAGTGAGGGGGAGCTCTTCCCCCCCTTGGAGCCTCAGCCACCAGTTCCAGCTTCCGGACCCCCTGAGGACCTAGAGGACACTGGCCCCCCCACGCTGGAACCCTCCGGGACCTCGATCACGGAGGAGATCCTGGAACTGCTGAACCAAAGAGGCCTCCGGGATCCAGGG TGCCCACTACAGCCGCCCCCCCACGACATCACCACGTTCCCTGGAGACTCGCAGGTGCCAGGCGACAGTGAAGCCCTCACATTCCAAGCCCTTCCCAGCCGGGACTcttcagaagaggaggaggaggaagagctggAGTTGGATGAACGGGAGCCTTCCCCACTCCATGTGCTAGAAGGGCTCGAAAGTTCCAGTGCGGCTGAAATTCCCGACGTTCCCAGCCGTACCAAAAGTCCAGACGTACCCAACCTCCCTGAAATTCCCAGCCTGTCTGAAATTCCCAAGATTCCccaccttcccagcctccctgacaTTTCCAATGTTTTTGAAATGCCCTGCCTTCCATCCATACCTAGTGTCCCTGACATTCCTAGCCTTCCCAGCACTCCCGCCCTTCCCTGTGATTCCTGGCTTCAGGGAGCTCTGCGGGAGCCCGATGAGGCTCTAGCCACGAGGAGAGAACTGTTTCCTGGAAGCAGTTCCACCAAAGGAGAGCGGTCctctgggggcagggtggggcagcAGGATCCTGAGGAAGGGGAATCCTTCCCAGATTTCCAGTCCCAGGATGTCACCCGAGACCAGGGATTCTCAGATGAGCTGGGATTCCGCTCTTGTTCAGAAATCCGGAGCGCCTGGCAGGCACTGGAGCAGGGGCAGCTGACCCGGCCCGGTTTCCCAGAGCCACTGCTCATCCTGGAAGACTCGGATCTGGGTGGAGGCGGCGGGAGTGGGCAGGCAGGAGCCCCGAGTTCGGAGAGGACAGCTTCCCGAGTGCGAGAGCTGGCCCGGCTTTACAGCGAGCGGATCCAGCAGATGCAGCGGGCGGAGACCCGGGCGTCGGCCAACGCGCCCCGCCGCCGGCCCCGTGCTCTGGCCCAGCCGcagctgtccccctccctgccccgtgAGCAGGCCGAGCCAG ggcccctgcctgcctttgGACACGTGCTGGTGTGTGAGCTGGCCTTCCCGCTGACGTGTGCCCAGGAATCTGTCCCTCTGGGTCCTGCCACCCGGGTTCAAGCTGCCACACCCTTGTCTAAGCAgggaggctgcctgggtggccagGGTCTAAATGTTTCAAGTTTGCCTGAGCAAGACCGTCTGAGCATCCAGGTTCCAGCTGCTACCCCTTTGCCTGGGCAAGGAGGCCTCTGGAATATACAGAGTGTGGCTGGAGCCCCCACACCCTTGCCCGAGCAAGAAGACCCCCCACACGATCAGGTTCCAGCTACAACTTTACCTGATCAAGAAGGCCACCTGGAAACCCAAGTTTTAGCTACCACGCCTTTGCCTGAGCACAGAGGCCACGTGGACATCGAGGTTCCAACCAGCCCAGCTGTACCCAAGCAGGGACGTGGTTCTGATGCCGTGGGTTTAGCCACCACTCCTGTGCTCAAGAAAGAAGGCCACCTACAGAGCCAGAGCCCAACCACCACCCTGTCAACGAAGCAAGGCGGTTCCGGGGATGTTCAGTTCCCAGCTGCTGTTTGTGAGCAAGCTGTCAACACTTTGCTTACGCCCGGAAGCAGCCCGGACCATCAGATCCCAGGCAACACTCCACTGCCCTTGCAGCGTGACCTCCCAGACGTTCAGGTCCCAGGTACTTCACCTGGGCCTGCGTACGGAGGCCGCCTAAGCCACCAGACCCCAGCCAACGCCCCGCTGCCTCTGCCCCAAGACCTCTCAGACATTCAGGTTCCGGGTACCTCACCTGTGCCTGCACATGGAAGCTGCCTAGACCGTCAGATCCCAGCCGACGCCCCACTGTCCTTGCCCCAGAACCCGAACGTCCCAGCTGCCGCACCTTTGCCCCGGCAACAAGGCCTCACGGACACCCAGGCCCAAGCCCTCCAAGCCCTCCCGCCTTTGCCCAAGCAGGGAGGCCTCCCAGACATCCAGGGGCTATCTGCTGCACCTCTGCTTCAGGAACAAAGCTTCACAGACCTCCACGTCCAAAAAGTTACACCTTTGTTGGAGCAGAAGAGCCTCACGGACACTCATGTTCCAGCTACGACCGCTTTGCCTGAGCAGGAAGGCTCTCGGGACAGTCAGGGCCTGTTACCCATCCCGGTTCCAACCACCGTGGTTTTCTCCAAACCAGGAGGCCACCCGGTGTCTCATGTCGCCCGGTCAGAGTCTTCAGAGTTGACCCCACCCCACAGTCCCCCTCCTCCAACCCGTCAGCTCCTGGGTCCCAGTGCAGCTGCCCTCTCAAGATACCTGGCAGCGTCCTACATCAGCCAAAGCCTCGCTCGGAGACAAGGGCCTGGGGGAGAAGTTCCCCCAGCCTCCCGGGGCCCCTGGTCCTCCTCTGCCCCGGCATCGCGGGCACCTTCACCAccaccccagcctcagcccccaccacccccagccagGAGGCTCAGCTATGCCACCACGGTCAACATCCATGTCGGGGGCGGTGGGCGGCTACGGCCAGCCAAGGCCCAGGTCAGGTTAAACCATCCTGCTCTCTTGGCCCCCACCCAGGAATCTGTGGGCCTTCGTAGGGCCCAGGGAACTCCTGATGCCCCTTTCCACATGTGA